A region of Alkalispirochaeta americana DNA encodes the following proteins:
- a CDS encoding ParD-like family protein, with amino-acid sequence MSTVSVRIDEELVQAARVASKAEFRTVQAQVEFWAKVGRSALDNPDLPASFIAESLMSMAEPKDDSTVFVPRAE; translated from the coding sequence ATGAGTACTGTTTCCGTTCGCATCGATGAGGAGCTTGTGCAGGCAGCCCGTGTTGCATCAAAGGCGGAGTTTCGCACGGTGCAGGCACAGGTTGAGTTCTGGGCCAAGGTGGGCCGCTCCGCCTTGGACAACCCGGATCTGCCGGCTTCGTTTATTGCAGAGAGTCTCATGAGTATGGCCGAGCCCAAAGACGATAGCACGGTCTTTGTTCCCCGCGCTGAATAA
- a CDS encoding type II toxin-antitoxin system RelE/ParE family toxin, translating into MNWEVRQTRRFVRVYKKLHKSLCADVNQAISDISANPDIGVQKKGDLSDLWVHRFRSSGQVYLLAYTREDCLRLIYLEALGPHENFYRDMKR; encoded by the coding sequence ATGAACTGGGAAGTGCGGCAGACACGTCGTTTTGTTCGAGTGTACAAAAAGCTTCACAAGTCTCTTTGTGCCGATGTAAATCAGGCAATTTCCGATATTTCGGCAAACCCTGATATAGGTGTTCAGAAAAAAGGAGACCTCTCGGACCTGTGGGTCCACAGATTCCGGAGTTCAGGCCAGGTTTATTTGCTTGCCTATACCCGTGAAGATTGCCTGCGATTGATTTACCTTGAGGCACTCGGGCCCCACGAGAACTTCTACCGCGATATGAAACGATAA
- a CDS encoding capsule assembly Wzi family protein, which yields MDRFLSCPGRPFGVVAVFCILLAGNLGATEPLTTLGHPRDDQPEGFSLSVAAHLAGGTGRTPFWVQSRQWGLYTDSALQASQSLEGIYRHQFGEHGELTALLDLDLFTDDDGLEPRLRFGYAALQWRELILKAGVFPELLGITPHPDLSSGSMAVSGNARPLPKVQISTDGFVSVPGTQEALQVKLGLNHGWYTGERYQGRELLHEKWAYARLGLPQEFGFYAGLIHHGTWGGDATSVDLDSYLRILRASGGGSDDLATFQKGNFGNNRGIWDIGVQAPFEDFRVDLYHHNFFEQNRDYKFRNGRDGLWGVALRLDRPGWWPTTFVVEHVRTSYQSGSYHTFRELYRDNEEHFKGDGIDDVTDDPGAIDVHRGRSSYYSHGIYRNGWSHQDRIIGNPFIMGTGSGEDFRIASNRVRAGHYGLGGAIDRHVQYHLLFSYVEHLSTEVSGSPRYAPRTIVPEGETWVQTHSYLGLTMARAFGKDSLTVSAGLGLDVGDVYDDALGMSLSLRWFFR from the coding sequence ATGGACCGATTTCTCTCTTGCCCGGGACGGCCCTTCGGGGTCGTGGCTGTTTTCTGCATCCTGCTCGCGGGCAATCTGGGTGCCACGGAACCTCTGACAACCCTGGGGCACCCCCGGGACGACCAGCCCGAGGGATTTTCCCTTTCCGTGGCCGCACATCTTGCCGGAGGAACAGGCCGCACGCCCTTCTGGGTGCAATCCCGGCAGTGGGGGCTCTACACCGATTCTGCTCTGCAGGCCTCCCAGAGTCTGGAGGGGATCTATCGCCACCAATTCGGGGAGCACGGCGAACTCACGGCGCTTCTTGATCTTGATCTCTTTACCGATGACGACGGCCTGGAACCGCGGTTGCGCTTTGGTTACGCTGCGCTGCAATGGCGCGAGCTCATCCTCAAAGCCGGTGTGTTCCCGGAGCTTCTGGGGATAACACCCCACCCGGATCTCTCGTCGGGGTCCATGGCTGTGAGTGGGAACGCCCGGCCCTTGCCGAAAGTTCAGATATCAACCGACGGCTTTGTCAGTGTGCCCGGCACGCAGGAGGCGCTTCAGGTAAAACTGGGGCTGAACCACGGCTGGTACACGGGGGAGCGCTACCAGGGTCGGGAGCTGCTCCACGAGAAGTGGGCCTACGCGCGGCTGGGGTTGCCCCAGGAGTTCGGCTTCTACGCCGGGCTCATCCACCACGGCACCTGGGGCGGCGATGCAACCAGCGTTGATCTGGACAGCTATCTGCGGATTCTCCGCGCCTCCGGCGGCGGCAGCGACGATCTTGCGACCTTTCAGAAAGGAAACTTCGGGAACAACCGGGGAATCTGGGATATTGGCGTCCAGGCTCCCTTCGAGGACTTTCGGGTCGATCTGTATCATCACAACTTTTTTGAGCAAAACCGGGATTACAAGTTCCGGAACGGCCGCGACGGTCTCTGGGGTGTGGCGCTTCGGCTGGATCGCCCGGGATGGTGGCCCACCACCTTTGTGGTGGAACACGTCCGGACAAGTTACCAGAGTGGTTCCTATCATACCTTCCGGGAGCTGTACAGGGATAACGAAGAGCACTTTAAAGGCGATGGTATTGATGATGTTACCGATGATCCCGGAGCAATTGATGTGCACCGTGGAAGAAGCAGCTACTACTCCCACGGCATCTACCGAAACGGCTGGTCCCATCAGGATCGGATAATCGGCAATCCCTTCATAATGGGAACGGGGTCGGGGGAGGATTTCAGAATAGCCAGTAACCGTGTCAGAGCGGGCCACTACGGTCTGGGGGGCGCGATAGACCGGCACGTTCAGTACCACCTGCTTTTTTCCTATGTGGAGCACCTCTCTACCGAAGTGAGCGGATCGCCCCGCTACGCACCCCGCACCATCGTGCCCGAAGGGGAAACCTGGGTGCAGACCCACAGCTATCTTGGTCTCACTATGGCCCGGGCCTTCGGGAAGGATTCCCTGACCGTCTCGGCCGGTCTGGGTCTTGATGTGGGAGACGTATACGACGATGCCCTGGGAATGAGCCTCTCCCTGCGGTGGTTCTTTCGCTAG
- a CDS encoding winged helix-turn-helix transcriptional regulator, producing the protein MTSSDTQDTPDLRELDLLAHIHQGSRLEQGHSQRSLAAALGLSLGMTNVILKRMVTRGFVLVRRTEGHRSQYLLTPRGMEQLGKRSYRYLRRTVGHVVRYKELIRQELRNHRKEGGRRVVLVGTSDLEFILEWCACKEGLLLERCPTASEPEEPGPSESDTLLLWSEKAPNPRGKTLTDLLEPPALPRSANGQNETI; encoded by the coding sequence ATGACCTCATCAGATACACAGGACACCCCCGATCTGCGCGAGCTCGATCTGCTTGCGCACATTCACCAGGGATCTCGCCTGGAGCAGGGCCACAGCCAGCGCAGTCTGGCCGCTGCCCTGGGCCTCTCCCTGGGCATGACCAACGTTATTTTGAAACGTATGGTCACCCGGGGCTTTGTGCTGGTGCGCCGCACCGAGGGGCACCGCTCCCAGTACCTGCTCACACCTCGGGGGATGGAACAGCTGGGCAAGCGAAGCTACCGCTATCTGCGGCGTACCGTGGGCCACGTGGTGCGCTACAAGGAGCTGATCCGCCAGGAACTGCGGAATCACCGCAAGGAGGGCGGCCGCAGGGTGGTGCTGGTTGGCACAAGCGATCTTGAGTTTATCCTGGAATGGTGCGCTTGCAAGGAAGGCCTCCTTCTGGAACGGTGCCCCACCGCGAGCGAGCCCGAAGAGCCAGGCCCGTCAGAGAGTGATACGCTCCTGCTCTGGTCCGAGAAAGCCCCGAACCCCCGGGGAAAAACCCTGACAGACCTGCTTGAACCGCCTGCGTTACCGCGCTCGGCCAACGGGCAGAATGAAACAATATAA
- a CDS encoding NAD-dependent epimerase, translating into MNVLVTGAAGFIGYHLTQRLLSEDHQVVGLDNVNDYYDVTLKEGRLRQLGISLCDGAGPLAGQENFTFHRMDLEDSAAVRDLFLAERFDVVVNLAAQAGVRYSLTNPGAYISSNIQGFLSILEAARAQADAGTPVKHLVYASSSSVYGIDPHKPFAEQTAADHPASLYAASKRSNELMAHTYSHLYGLPATGLRFFTVYGPWGRPDMALFLFTKAILEGKAIDVFNHGKMERDFTYVDDIVEGIRRVMDRVPAGDPAWDGHQSGVSPAPCRVYNIGRGAPVRLMDFIEALEEELGQKARKNMMPLQAGDVTATFADCTALEQDTGYRPVTEVRQGIAAFVAWYREFYGISRPRLQV; encoded by the coding sequence ATGAACGTATTGGTAACCGGCGCGGCCGGATTTATCGGCTATCACCTGACACAGCGCCTCCTGAGCGAGGACCACCAGGTGGTGGGCCTGGATAATGTCAACGACTATTACGATGTAACCCTCAAGGAAGGGCGCCTGCGGCAGCTGGGGATATCCCTCTGTGACGGAGCCGGCCCTCTGGCAGGACAGGAAAACTTCACCTTCCACCGGATGGACCTGGAAGACAGCGCGGCGGTTCGGGACCTCTTTTTGGCCGAGCGCTTCGACGTGGTTGTGAATCTGGCCGCCCAGGCGGGGGTTCGCTACTCCCTGACCAACCCCGGGGCGTATATTTCCAGCAACATCCAGGGGTTTTTGAGCATTCTGGAAGCCGCCCGGGCCCAGGCCGATGCAGGAACCCCCGTGAAACACCTGGTCTATGCCTCGTCCAGCTCGGTCTACGGAATAGATCCCCACAAACCCTTTGCGGAGCAAACCGCCGCAGACCACCCCGCCAGCCTCTACGCCGCCAGCAAACGTTCCAACGAGCTTATGGCTCACACCTATTCGCACCTCTATGGCCTGCCCGCCACGGGGTTGCGCTTCTTTACCGTCTATGGCCCCTGGGGCCGCCCCGATATGGCGCTCTTCCTCTTTACCAAGGCAATTCTGGAGGGAAAGGCGATCGATGTCTTTAACCACGGCAAGATGGAGCGGGATTTTACCTACGTTGATGATATAGTAGAGGGAATCCGCCGGGTGATGGATCGTGTTCCTGCGGGAGACCCCGCCTGGGACGGCCACCAAAGCGGGGTGAGCCCGGCACCCTGCCGGGTCTACAACATAGGCCGGGGAGCACCGGTGCGACTCATGGATTTTATCGAGGCCCTGGAGGAAGAGCTTGGCCAAAAGGCCCGCAAGAACATGATGCCCCTCCAGGCCGGCGACGTGACCGCCACCTTTGCCGATTGCACCGCCCTGGAGCAGGACACGGGCTACCGCCCCGTTACGGAAGTGCGCCAGGGGATCGCCGCCTTTGTGGCCTGGTACCGTGAGTTTTATGGGATATCACGGCCCCGTCTTCAAGTCTGA
- a CDS encoding glycosyltransferase: MKHETVAVSVVIPVFNDAEALERCLRQLQMQTHDHRRFEVIVVDNGSTDHTREVATSFPGVKLLVESTYRNSPYSARNRAIEIARGAVIALIDANCYPDPEWLSEAVSAMEGESADLVAGNVLFDITEPFRAAHIVDGMTNIRMRESVEKKSVAKTANLIVKKDVFNQLGLFPEGLRSGGDVRWTGEAVSIGLKLVFAENAVVRKAPRDWAELLKKQWRVARGQPAIWKEPEKHLRVSELLGKMLIPPRIRTTKRKAENVLLETVGRTGLLTIPLLLKIWFLRLAVQIVMGFAHIVFVLKQR, encoded by the coding sequence GTGAAACACGAAACGGTAGCGGTTTCAGTCGTTATTCCCGTTTTCAACGATGCAGAGGCCCTCGAACGGTGCCTCCGGCAATTACAGATGCAAACGCACGACCACCGTCGTTTTGAGGTGATTGTCGTGGACAACGGGTCAACGGATCATACTCGGGAGGTGGCTACGTCGTTCCCCGGGGTGAAGCTCTTGGTTGAGTCGACGTATCGAAATAGTCCGTACTCCGCACGAAACCGTGCGATCGAGATCGCACGGGGCGCCGTGATTGCGCTCATCGACGCTAATTGTTATCCGGATCCGGAATGGCTCTCGGAGGCCGTATCCGCGATGGAGGGGGAGTCGGCGGACCTGGTGGCCGGGAATGTTCTCTTCGATATCACTGAACCGTTCCGGGCGGCACACATCGTCGATGGAATGACAAATATCCGCATGCGCGAGTCCGTCGAGAAGAAAAGTGTTGCCAAGACGGCGAATCTGATCGTGAAGAAGGACGTGTTTAACCAGCTGGGTTTGTTTCCGGAAGGCTTGCGGTCCGGCGGAGACGTCCGGTGGACGGGAGAGGCGGTCTCCATCGGGTTGAAACTGGTATTCGCGGAGAACGCGGTTGTAAGAAAGGCGCCTCGGGATTGGGCGGAACTGCTCAAGAAACAGTGGCGGGTCGCGCGGGGACAACCGGCTATCTGGAAAGAACCAGAGAAGCATCTGCGTGTTTCCGAATTGCTCGGCAAGATGTTGATACCGCCGAGAATACGAACCACAAAGAGAAAGGCGGAGAACGTTCTCCTCGAGACGGTGGGGCGTACCGGTTTGCTCACCATTCCGCTCCTCCTGAAAATCTGGTTCTTACGTTTGGCGGTACAGATTGTGATGGGTTTCGCGCATATCGTGTTCGTTCTGAAGCAGCGGTAA
- a CDS encoding sulfotransferase, which yields MTQIYTSVGGSYKTGSSAVVALLREYRNTQTFPGEFKLLEGQTRQILIRLAQGSVDGDALGLLERELLGYARRSSDLARLRAQGLRRLQGKLPENSKFSKMLAPHLRTASFPVKRVFPDYPDAVRSLVADLRAAHRENRLSPGSASLALESFLLRLFAISPSSPQIPVLDQFLKPGNLPLAPLFPSGRFILVTRDPRDQFCDILSRKTPKPKYLRPERAATFAWDYARRYRHEDELLANAPDNVLAVAFEDLVYRYTETKSRVEAFLGLDPAMWQGPRFFLPDQARANTRLYPAHPRQEEIDLIESQVAFRLYPFDEVCP from the coding sequence ATGACTCAAATCTACACATCCGTCGGAGGATCCTACAAGACAGGATCGTCGGCGGTGGTTGCGCTCCTGCGCGAATACCGGAACACACAGACCTTTCCCGGTGAGTTCAAGCTCCTGGAAGGGCAGACCCGACAGATCCTGATCCGCTTGGCCCAGGGAAGCGTTGACGGCGACGCCTTGGGGCTACTGGAGCGGGAGCTCCTGGGCTATGCCAGAAGATCTTCCGACCTGGCGCGCCTTCGGGCTCAAGGTCTCCGAAGGCTTCAGGGCAAGCTGCCCGAGAACAGCAAGTTCTCAAAAATGCTTGCTCCCCACCTCAGAACCGCATCGTTTCCGGTGAAGCGTGTTTTTCCCGATTATCCCGACGCTGTTCGATCCCTTGTGGCCGACCTTCGCGCTGCACATCGGGAGAATCGCCTCTCTCCCGGGTCTGCAAGCTTGGCCCTGGAGAGCTTTCTCCTCCGGCTCTTTGCAATCTCCCCCTCTTCTCCACAGATCCCTGTGCTTGACCAGTTTCTCAAGCCGGGGAACCTGCCCCTGGCTCCTCTCTTTCCTTCGGGCCGGTTTATTCTGGTTACCCGGGATCCCCGCGATCAGTTCTGTGATATCCTCTCTCGAAAAACTCCCAAACCCAAATATCTCCGTCCGGAAAGGGCTGCCACCTTTGCCTGGGACTACGCCCGTCGCTACCGGCACGAAGACGAACTCCTGGCGAATGCCCCAGATAACGTTTTGGCCGTGGCCTTTGAGGATCTGGTCTATCGCTACACCGAAACAAAAAGTCGTGTTGAAGCGTTCCTTGGCCTCGATCCAGCTATGTGGCAAGGCCCCCGGTTCTTTCTTCCTGATCAGGCGCGGGCAAACACAAGACTCTATCCCGCTCATCCCCGACAGGAGGAGATCGATCTGATTGAATCGCAGGTGGCCTTTCGCCTGTACCCCTTCGATGAGGTGTGTCCATGA
- a CDS encoding glycosyltransferase, translating to MVDTVLLPVPIPSVTVICPFYNLTPYLDRLLPSLASQDYPGPSRILLVDNRSTDGSPQVCRDAGFTVLSCDHLASSYAARNVGIRNASGDILAFIDADCAAAPDWLSRGVSALEQSGADFLAGNVLFEFRNPHSPWEQLEAALHMDNEALAAMGRAVTANVFVRRSLFGRVGLYREHQVSGEDVAWSLRAVAAGARLAYCPRTVVYHPTRDGRESLKKAFRVGRGMRAHRAGAHGLGVLKRVIRSFLPPSLGPALRALRGKGYPARSIRIIGPLWALSLCKAAGLVRESAVRAFVSSQPSGSDP from the coding sequence ATGGTCGATACAGTACTTCTTCCAGTTCCGATACCCTCGGTTACCGTCATCTGCCCCTTTTACAATCTGACCCCCTACCTGGACCGGCTCCTGCCATCCCTGGCGTCCCAGGATTATCCCGGGCCATCCCGGATACTTCTGGTGGATAACCGCTCCACCGATGGCTCTCCCCAGGTCTGTCGGGATGCGGGTTTCACCGTTCTCTCCTGCGATCACCTGGCTTCGTCCTATGCTGCCAGAAACGTGGGGATTCGCAACGCCTCGGGGGATATCCTTGCCTTCATAGATGCCGATTGCGCGGCGGCTCCCGACTGGCTTTCCCGGGGGGTCTCGGCGCTGGAGCAAAGCGGTGCGGATTTTCTCGCGGGCAATGTCCTCTTCGAGTTCAGGAATCCTCACTCGCCCTGGGAACAGTTGGAGGCCGCACTCCACATGGATAATGAGGCGCTGGCAGCCATGGGTCGCGCCGTGACTGCCAATGTCTTTGTCCGGAGATCGCTCTTTGGCCGGGTGGGATTATACCGGGAGCACCAAGTCTCGGGAGAAGACGTAGCCTGGTCCCTGAGGGCTGTCGCTGCCGGAGCTCGCCTGGCCTACTGCCCCCGCACGGTGGTCTACCATCCCACCCGTGACGGGAGGGAATCTCTGAAGAAGGCCTTCCGGGTGGGTCGGGGCATGCGGGCGCATCGTGCCGGTGCACACGGATTAGGGGTTCTGAAGCGAGTTATACGCAGTTTTCTCCCCCCCTCCCTTGGACCGGCCTTGCGGGCCCTTCGGGGAAAGGGATATCCCGCCCGTTCAATCCGGATTATTGGTCCCCTTTGGGCGCTTTCTCTGTGCAAGGCTGCCGGGCTCGTGCGGGAATCGGCGGTCCGGGCCTTTGTTTCGTCACAGCCATCAGGGAGCGATCCATGA
- a CDS encoding glycosyltransferase family 4 protein produces MRILYLSLSPIPSRAANSVQVVKNCAAMVQQGHQVTLFGATGGSEPITDYYGVETPPELFRHPLGRVPLVSRSLFGRRTANQARTLLDQTDLIYGRDIYALLALGNTSQPQIYEAHMPPANATKRHLHRRLFSRKSFFRLITVSRALADYYRENFPELAHKEILVAPNGADLPHSIEVTGESSIRKPAVGYAGQLHAHKGPGLILSVARRMPGIPFHIVGGSPEDIQKWSAQAPKNVVFHGQVSQQELGKYYRTWPIFLAPYQESACKNPLRDDTIWGSPLKVFEYMAHGCCFIASDLPIIREIVGSGSARLCNPSRPEEWEQTLRTLLEDPRQQDELSRTARKLFLERFTREARVRHILSGVLPDR; encoded by the coding sequence ATGAGGATACTTTATCTCTCGCTCTCACCCATTCCTTCCCGGGCGGCCAATAGTGTGCAGGTTGTGAAAAACTGCGCCGCCATGGTCCAGCAGGGGCACCAGGTCACTCTTTTTGGGGCTACGGGAGGATCGGAACCGATAACCGATTACTACGGCGTCGAGACCCCGCCGGAACTCTTCCGTCACCCCCTGGGCCGGGTTCCCCTGGTTTCGCGAAGCCTCTTCGGGCGAAGGACCGCAAATCAGGCCCGAACCCTCCTTGATCAGACAGACCTCATCTACGGCAGGGATATCTACGCGCTTCTTGCTTTGGGCAACACCTCTCAACCCCAGATCTATGAAGCGCATATGCCCCCGGCAAACGCCACAAAGAGACACCTTCACCGGCGTCTCTTTTCCCGGAAATCCTTCTTCCGCCTGATCACGGTATCCCGTGCTCTGGCCGACTATTACCGGGAAAACTTCCCTGAACTGGCACACAAAGAGATTCTGGTGGCACCTAACGGAGCGGACCTTCCCCACTCCATAGAGGTCACGGGAGAATCGTCGATCCGAAAGCCCGCTGTGGGCTACGCCGGGCAACTTCACGCCCATAAAGGCCCGGGGCTGATCCTGTCTGTAGCCCGACGCATGCCCGGGATACCCTTCCATATTGTGGGAGGATCCCCGGAAGACATACAGAAGTGGAGCGCCCAGGCCCCAAAAAACGTGGTCTTTCACGGCCAGGTTTCGCAGCAAGAACTGGGCAAATATTATCGGACCTGGCCCATTTTTCTGGCCCCCTACCAGGAATCGGCCTGTAAGAACCCCCTGCGGGACGACACGATCTGGGGCTCGCCCCTAAAAGTCTTTGAGTATATGGCCCATGGGTGCTGCTTTATCGCCTCGGATTTGCCAATCATCCGGGAAATTGTCGGAAGCGGGAGCGCACGCCTCTGCAATCCTTCCCGACCAGAGGAGTGGGAACAGACCTTGCGCACCCTCCTTGAAGACCCCCGGCAACAGGATGAGCTCTCCCGAACAGCCCGGAAACTCTTCCTGGAGCGATTCACCCGCGAAGCACGGGTCCGGCACATTCTCTCGGGGGTTCTACCGGACCGATAA
- a CDS encoding DUF6675 family protein yields the protein MKQNIFIVAAFAALVNVVVPVASQSSVGTPASDPSGSAALEATIADLVPGISRAELAELLEEGSLIFHSEDEPLTFRYLPRSSISDQVRGGFGHFEPNVVNEVLFLLPRPETNSRGIPYTSDEELLLDLYNTFRAVSKLSGVEYESGRTGGMRVLFDNVYAIESVRSRDPLPDPLVTAVPRESSFVLHLEDSNFGRSFFEASFYGGDDAVSMGMTNLRSLTFFVPVVRAERVRFQMVALPLEDHLLLYGAVGLEAGGFLRRMVHLPGSFRRRIVALTDWFTWQVYGDDHGTEHREPLDTDS from the coding sequence GTGAAACAGAATATCTTCATTGTGGCGGCCTTTGCCGCTCTCGTCAACGTGGTGGTCCCCGTGGCGTCTCAATCATCGGTCGGCACTCCGGCCAGCGATCCCTCAGGCTCGGCGGCCCTGGAGGCAACCATAGCAGACCTGGTACCGGGCATCTCCCGGGCGGAGCTTGCAGAACTCCTGGAGGAAGGCTCGCTGATCTTCCACAGCGAGGACGAGCCCCTGACCTTCCGCTACCTGCCCCGGAGCAGCATCAGCGACCAGGTTCGGGGGGGCTTTGGCCATTTTGAACCCAACGTGGTGAACGAGGTGCTTTTTCTTCTGCCCCGGCCCGAGACAAACTCCCGGGGAATCCCCTACACCAGCGACGAAGAACTCCTGCTGGATCTCTACAACACCTTCCGGGCCGTGAGCAAGCTCTCGGGGGTGGAGTACGAATCAGGCCGAACCGGGGGCATGCGGGTGCTCTTTGACAACGTCTACGCGATCGAATCGGTGCGCTCCAGGGACCCCCTGCCGGACCCGCTGGTGACAGCTGTCCCCCGGGAGAGCTCCTTTGTGCTCCATCTTGAGGATTCCAACTTCGGGAGGAGTTTTTTTGAGGCAAGTTTCTACGGCGGGGACGATGCGGTGAGCATGGGCATGACCAACCTGCGGAGCCTCACCTTTTTTGTGCCCGTGGTGCGGGCAGAACGGGTGCGGTTCCAGATGGTGGCCCTGCCCCTGGAGGATCATCTCCTGCTCTACGGGGCGGTGGGGCTCGAGGCGGGGGGCTTTCTGCGGAGGATGGTGCACCTGCCGGGGTCCTTCCGGCGGCGCATTGTGGCGCTCACGGACTGGTTTACCTGGCAGGTCTACGGGGACGACCACGGCACAGAGCACAGAGAACCCTTGGATACCGATTCCTGA
- a CDS encoding sugar transferase, whose product MNQRRRSFLRYTLMIIDAAVIVLSYLFTYYLRDKLFTFGLDDLAPFPVYFNLMGTVLIVWMILLRLFRNYDFLRGHRLVSAWRICRNLIPVELVGLGALAMGLFFIRDTVISRTFLMTFAGINYVLMVAAKLLFRVYFYRLQKKDRYHRKVLLLGNKRAVEQFQATARTTPELLLNATVEPRFALPVEEHLSDEERQRFFDDVLDYVTKNVVDEVVLAYSDLRLQELAPLISDCHRMGLMVNIVLDFSGIEYTRSEVDTVGPFNIVSFQSYDFSPLQRFVKHTIDYAIGLVGFLAFLVIFLVVAPAIKLDSPGPIFFVQPRKGKNGRDFNLVKFRTMAVDAEARKAELMEQNEMQGHMFKIARDPRITRVGKILRKTSLDEFPQFLNVLKGDMSIVGTRPPTAEEFLQYEKHHRRRLSVAPGITGMWQVSGRNRIDDFEEIVKLDTWYIDHWSVWLDLRIIFKTLFVLLSGR is encoded by the coding sequence ATGAATCAACGAAGGCGGTCCTTTCTTCGCTATACCCTGATGATCATCGATGCTGCGGTGATCGTTCTCTCCTACCTGTTTACCTATTACCTCCGAGACAAGCTTTTCACCTTCGGTCTCGATGATCTGGCGCCCTTTCCGGTGTACTTCAACCTTATGGGGACGGTCCTCATCGTCTGGATGATCCTCCTGCGGCTCTTCCGGAACTACGATTTCCTCCGGGGGCACCGCCTTGTTTCGGCCTGGCGGATCTGCCGCAACCTGATCCCCGTGGAGTTGGTGGGGCTGGGTGCCCTGGCCATGGGGCTCTTCTTTATCCGGGATACCGTGATCAGCCGGACCTTCCTCATGACCTTCGCCGGCATCAATTATGTGCTTATGGTGGCGGCCAAGCTGCTTTTCCGGGTCTATTTTTACCGTCTGCAAAAGAAGGATCGCTATCACCGGAAGGTTCTGCTTCTGGGGAACAAGCGGGCCGTGGAGCAGTTTCAGGCCACGGCCAGGACTACGCCGGAGCTCTTGCTGAACGCCACGGTGGAGCCCCGCTTTGCCCTCCCCGTCGAGGAGCATCTGAGCGATGAGGAGCGGCAGCGCTTTTTTGACGATGTCCTGGATTACGTGACAAAGAACGTGGTGGACGAGGTGGTTCTGGCCTACAGCGATCTCAGGCTCCAGGAGCTGGCGCCCCTGATCTCCGATTGCCACCGCATGGGGCTCATGGTGAACATCGTCCTGGATTTTTCCGGGATCGAGTATACCCGCTCCGAGGTGGATACCGTGGGGCCTTTCAACATTGTTTCCTTTCAGTCCTACGATTTCAGCCCCCTTCAGCGGTTTGTGAAGCACACCATCGATTACGCCATCGGTCTGGTGGGGTTTCTTGCCTTTCTGGTGATCTTTCTGGTGGTGGCGCCGGCGATCAAGCTCGATTCGCCGGGGCCGATTTTCTTTGTCCAGCCCCGCAAGGGAAAGAACGGCCGCGATTTCAACCTGGTCAAGTTCCGTACCATGGCGGTCGATGCCGAGGCTCGCAAGGCGGAGCTGATGGAGCAGAACGAGATGCAGGGCCACATGTTCAAGATTGCCCGGGATCCCCGCATTACCCGGGTTGGAAAGATCCTGCGGAAGACCAGCCTGGACGAGTTCCCCCAGTTTCTGAATGTCCTGAAGGGCGATATGAGTATTGTGGGTACCCGGCCGCCCACGGCCGAGGAGTTCCTTCAGTACGAGAAGCACCACCGCCGCAGGTTGAGCGTGGCCCCGGGGATCACCGGCATGTGGCAGGTGAGCGGGCGCAACCGGATCGATGATTTCGAGGAGATCGTCAAGCTCGATACCTGGTATATCGATCACTGGTCGGTGTGGCTCGATCTGAGAATTATCTTCAAGACCTTGTTTGTCCTGCTTTCGGGGAGGTGA